In Carassius gibelio isolate Cgi1373 ecotype wild population from Czech Republic chromosome B2, carGib1.2-hapl.c, whole genome shotgun sequence, a single genomic region encodes these proteins:
- the LOC127950446 gene encoding zinc finger protein OZF has product MEFIKEENEEIRITDPCRVKDEETEEKIDLMTPKEESQEINEEEEKHHDFTSGEKSLSCTETENNSLRKQKRSVKTRSRGSFTCSHCGKGFLRKGHLHSHMRVHTGETPFTCQQCGKSFNQKGNLKNHLRIHTRESPFTCHHCGKSFTQKGNLNSHLRIHTNERPFTCRVCGKSFSLKGNLNHHMRVHSGEKPFACPQCGKCFTQKHSLNFHTRIHSRENCFICHRCGKSFSDMEHLNRHVVTHTGEKPFKCLQCGKRFRLNKNLKSHMTVHSGKKPYTCNHCGKSYAQKGNLNIHVRLHTGERPFVCPHCGKGFTHKGNLKSHIRFHTREKPYTCLQCGKSFSYQKNLKSHAQVHLEFVLQCSECGKRFGDKINFLNHLRIHTGERMFNCERCNKTFLFRSHLEIHMKSHTDERSYACSLCGKDFKWLGNLKSHQKMHACARASHLKQQQQIHTGEKTAHSTASETSKTDAVHAGEKLYSCASCGMNFSTTIYLLAHEKRHCLKQP; this is encoded by the exons atggagtttattaaagaagaGAATGAAGAAATAAGAATTACAGATCCATGCAGAGTGAAAGATGAAGAGACGGAGGAGAAAATAG ACCTGATGACGCCGAAAGAGGAAAGTCAAGAAATTAATGAAGAGGAGGAGAAACATCATGATTTCACCAGTGGAGAAAAATCATTGAGCTGCACAGAGACAGAAAATAATTCcttgagaaaacaaaaaagaagcgTGAAAACCAGATCTAGAGGTAGTTTCACTTGCTCTCACTGTGGAAAGGGTTTCTTGCGTAAAGGACACCTTCATAgccacatgagagttcatactggagagactCCCTTTACCTGCCAGCAGTGCGGGAAGAGCTTTAATCAGAAAGGAAACCTTAAGAACCACCTGCGAATCCACACCCGCGAGAGTCCTTTCACGTGCCATCATTGTGGAAAAAGTTTCACTCAGAAAGGAAACCTTAATAGCCACCTGCGAATTCACACCAACGAGAGACCTTTCACCTGCAGAGTCTGTGGAAAGAGCTTCTCGCTGAAGGGAAACCTTAATCATCACATGAGAGTCCAttctggagagaagcctttcgcttgccctcagtgtggaaaatgCTTCACGCAGAAACATTCTCTTAATTTCCACACAAGGATTCACTCTAGAGAGAACTGTTTTATATGCCACCGGTGTGGAAAGAGCTTCTCAGACATGGAGCATCTCAACAGACACGTGGTCactcacactggagaaaagcctttcaAATGCCTGCAGTGTGGCAAGAGGTTCAGATTAAACAAAAACCTTAAGAGTCACATGACAGTCCACAGCGGGAAGAAGCCATACACGTGCAATCACTGCGGAAAGAGTTACGCTCAGAAAGGAAACCTTAATATTCACGTGCGCCTTCACACTGGAGAGCGACCGTTCGTTTGCCCTCATTGTGGCAAGGGTTTCACACACAAAGGAAACCTGAAGAGTCACATCAGATTTCACACTCGAGAGAAGCCTTACACGTGTCTTCAGTGCGGAAAGAGTTTCTCTTATCAGAAAAACCTGAAAAGTCATGCGCAGGTTCATTTGGAGTTCGTCCTGCAGTGTTCGGAGTGTGGCAAGAGGTTTGGAGACAAGATCAACTTCTTAAACCATCTGCGCATTCACACTGGAGAACGGATGTTTAACTGCGAACGCTGCAATAAAACGTTTCTTTTCCGGTCTCACTTAGAGATACACATGAAAAGCCACACTGACGAGAGATCTTATGCGTGTTCCTTGTGCGGAAAGGATTTTAAATGGCTGGGCAATCTGAAGTCACACCAGAAGATGCATGCTTGTGCTAGAGCGAGCCACTTGAAACAGCAGCAACAAATCCATACTGGAGAAAAAACAGCGCATTCGACTGCTTCAGAAACGTCAAAAACAGACGCGGTGCATGCAGGAGAGAAGCTCTACAGCTGCGCTTCATGTGGGATGAACTTCAGCACAACTATTTATCTGCTGGCTCATGAGAAAAGACACTGTCTGAAGCAGCCATAA